In one window of Prevotella sp. E13-17 DNA:
- a CDS encoding TIGR02281 family clan AA aspartic protease, which yields MKKNKIFILLVLIPCIIFALSLSSCAHKSGRHGRDNNRSRTTIAKIQNNDRRERKVGGHTKVSMRKEGGVYLVPITVNGLNLDFIFDTGASSISLSSAEAMVMLKQGQITQDDILGQQQFKDATGGVSVGTIVLLRMVQIGDITLENVEATVVDNIQAPLLLGQTALAKFGKVTIDYNHNTIEFN from the coding sequence ATGAAGAAAAATAAAATATTCATTTTACTTGTATTGATACCATGCATAATATTTGCATTATCATTATCATCATGTGCCCATAAATCAGGCCGTCATGGTCGCGACAATAACCGCAGTCGTACAACGATAGCTAAAATCCAAAATAACGACAGAAGAGAGCGCAAAGTTGGTGGTCACACTAAGGTTAGCATGCGCAAGGAAGGTGGAGTCTATCTTGTGCCTATTACTGTTAATGGTTTAAATCTTGATTTCATATTTGATACAGGTGCATCAAGTATCAGTCTGTCATCAGCAGAAGCAATGGTGATGCTAAAACAAGGGCAGATTACGCAAGATGACATTTTGGGACAGCAACAGTTTAAAGATGCTACAGGCGGTGTCTCTGTAGGAACAATTGTTTTGCTCCGCATGGTTCAAATTGGTGACATCACTCTTGAAAACGTTGAAGCGACCGTTGTCGATAATATTCAGGCACCATTGCTTCTTGGTCAAACCGCATTGGCAAAATTTGGCAAAGTGACTATAGATTATAATCATAATACGATAGAATTCAACTAG
- a CDS encoding DUF6804 family protein yields MKQIYIVLAAMMLLCLAPMPYGYFMLVRFVTMMVFGASAYNYYSAGKASLAWTFVGLALLFQPFFKFALGRVIWNVVDVLVAIFLIILVVREREAGKENA; encoded by the coding sequence ATGAAGCAAATTTATATTGTTCTTGCAGCGATGATGCTGCTATGTCTTGCACCTATGCCTTATGGGTACTTCATGCTGGTTCGGTTTGTGACAATGATGGTATTTGGGGCCTCGGCCTATAACTATTATTCTGCGGGAAAGGCTTCTTTAGCTTGGACGTTTGTAGGCCTTGCGTTGTTGTTTCAGCCTTTCTTTAAGTTTGCACTAGGACGCGTAATCTGGAATGTTGTAGATGTTTTAGTCGCTATATTCTTGATAATCCTAGTTGTTCGAGAAAGAGAGGCTGGAAAGGAAAACGCATAA